Below is a genomic region from Bartonella harrusi.
TCGATATAAACTGCATCATCTCCAAAAGCTGCTGCCGCTTCTGAACGGGTTGTTTTGAGTGCTACAGTAAACTCTTGTTCAGAATGGACGACTTTCATACCACGTCCACCACCACCGGCAGAAGCCTTAATAATAACTGGATAACCAATTTCATGAGCAGTACGCAAAGCTTCCGCTTCTTCAGTAACAGCTCCATCTGAACCAGGAACTACAGGAATTCCAAGTTTCTTAGCAGTTTTTTTTGCTTCGATTTTATCGCCCATGATCCGAATATGCGCAGCTGTTGGGCCGATAAATGTGATATTATGAGCTTCTAAAACATCTGCAAATCTTGCATTCTCAGAAAGAAAACCATAGCCAGGATGAACAGCATCAGCTCCTGTAATTTCACACGCCGCAATAATTTGCTGAACATTTAAATAAGAATCGCGCGCTGGGGGAGGGCCAATACAGACACTTTCATCAGCAAGACGAACGTGCATTGCATCGGCGTCAGCGGTAGAGTGAACGGCTACAGTTTTTATTCCAAGTTCTTTGCAAGCTCGTAGCACGCGAAGAGCAATTTCTCCCCGATTAGCGATGAGGATTTTTCGAATCATAATTGCTCCTTGCTTTATTCAACAACGACAAGTGGTTCACCAAACTCAACGGGTTGGCCATCTTTAACAAAAATAGTGGTTACCGTGCCTGAGCGCGGTGATGGAATTTGATTCATCGTTTTCATTGCCTCAATAATAAGTAAAGTTTCCCCTTCAGAAACACTTTGCCCTATTTCTACAAAAGACTGTGCACCTGGTGAAGGTGCTAGATAAGCGGTTCCAACCATAGGAGATGTTACTGTGTTTTTTGATTTGTCTTCTTGTTTAGGAGTTTCTGCTGTTGAGCTAGGAGGAGAAGTTACTGAAAAAGTAGGAGAAGGAATAGGGGCATAAATTGTTTGTTCAGGAGCAGCTGAGGTATTTTGACGCGATACACAAATACGAAGTCCATTTTGTTCTAGTTCGATATTTGTTAAATTTGTATCATTTAAAATTTCAGCAAGGTCACGAATAATTTTTGTATCAATTGTGGTATATTTTCCCGCGTCATTTTTTTTTGTTACCATTTTATTTCTTACTCCTTGATCAATGAAGATCGTTATTATCTAATTGCTATGATCGAATATCTCTAGACTACGGATAATCTTTTTGGAGGCTTCTATTAAAAGCTATTCACTTTTAGATCACAGTTTACAATTTTAAACCAGTATCTACTTTATAAAAGTGCACTTATAAGCCTGTTATAAAAAAAGAGAAAGCATAAAATTATTCCATTTACGGTATTCTTTATAAAAGTTTATGAGGTAAAAAAGATAATTTTACTTTATATGTTCTATGGATTTTTTTAGAATATCTTGGCTTACGGCTCCGATAAGCACTTTATCACCAATAATATAAGAAGGCGTTCCTGTAATATTCAGAGCAGAGGCAATTTGCATATTTTCTTTAAAGGAATTTTGAAGTTTAGAATCTGTTAATGCATTGCGCAGTTCTTTTTCATCGGCTCCTAATGAAATGGCTATTTTTATAGCTTTAGCTTCATTGGCACGACTTTTATTGGTTAAAAGCGCTTTATGAAACTGAGGATATTTTTCTGGAAGTAGTTGGCGAAAAGCATAGGCAACACTATGGGCTGCCATAGAATCAGGACCAAGAATTGGTAAATCTTTGACAACAACGCGTAAATCTGGGTACTCTTTTATTAAATTTTCTATGTATGAATAGGACATTTTACAATATCCACAATTGTAATCAAAAAAATCAATCAGCACTCTTTTACCATTTGGGTTACCCAAAACAGCATCGTGAGGAGATTGAAAAATTTCCTTTTTAAACAAATTAATGATTGAAGCTTGTGTTTGAGTTTTTTGTTTGTTTTTATTTTCCAGCTTTTCTTGGAGGATAAGCTGCATTTCAATCATGATTTCTGGATTAGTAAGTAAATATTCTCTTACAATTTTTTGAATATCGTAATCGTCAACAAGAGGTATAAGTTTTTCTTTAAGCTTAGACAAAAAAGTAGGATCTTCTAAAAGCTGTGTCTTAAAACTTTCTGAGTTAAGATAATTTTCTGTTTTCCCGCGAGATATTGCGTTTGATAAAAAGGATGAAGAGATCAAAATACTCAACATAATTGTTGCTGAAAATTTTGCAATGATTGTTGTTTTTGAGTGTTGAGGCTGATGAGTCATTTATACTGCTTCTATACTGCTTCATATTTCTACTGTGATCTTGAGTGAAATATATGAAAACTATTGCCTGTATGCAATAAAGTATTTAACTATAATTAATGGGTTACGCAAAGAATATCAATTTTCTCTAGAAAGGATATTTTGTATGATGCATCATTTTGCGAGATACTGTTTTTAAAGGGGATAAAATTTCTTTTCTTTATTGACAGGAGAAAAAGGACATTAACAATTCGATTAAGAACATTGATATTGTCTCTGCCTGTTTTCTTATTGTGTATTGTGTATAGTAAAACAAATTAACTTAAATGATGAAAAGTAAAATTATGAAAAACACAACACATTATGAGCTCTTTATCATTGGTGGAGGGATAAATGGGTGTGGATTGGCAAGAGATGCCGCTGGACGTGGCTTTAAAGTGGGATTGGCAGAAATGAATGATCTTGCTTCGGGGACATCAAGTGCGTCGACCAAGCTTATTCATGGTGGTCTTCGTTATCTTGAACACTATGAGTTTAGACTTGTTCGTGATGCTTTGAAAGAACGCGAAACTATTTTGCGAATGGCTCCCCATATTGTGCGTCCTCTTCGTTTTCTTCTTCCTTATCATAAAAAATTACGCTCCGCTTGGATGTTGCGTTTGGGACTGTTTATTTATGATTATTTAGGGAGTTGGAATCAAAAACTGTGGCGCAGTAAAATGGTGAATTTTTCAAAAAATTTTTGCTCTACACTGAAGAAAGAGTATCAGAGAGGATTTGAATATTCTGATGCTAGAGTTGATGATGCACGTTTGGTCATTGCTAATGCTCGTGATGCAGAAAAGCAGGGAGCTGATATAAAAGTACGGACAGAAGTTATCTCTATAAAAAGAGAAAAAGAAAAATGGCTTATATTTCTTCGCAATAAATTAAACAATACAGAATATTGTGTTACAGCTTCTTATGTTGTGAATATGACGGGACCTTGGATTAATCATATTCTAGAAAATATTTTAGATTGTAAAAAGAATCCTCCTGTTCGGCTTGTTAAGGGATCTCATATTCTGATTCCTAAGCTTTATGCCCATGATCGTGCTTATATTTTTCAAAATGGTGATGGTCGTATTATATTTTCTATTCCTTATCAGGAAGAGTTTACACTCCTTGGAACAACAGATTGTGATTATCAAGGTGATCCTGCTGATGTTCATATTACGGATGCAGAGATTGATTATCTTTGTACTGCCGCGAGTGAATATTTCATACAACCCGTAGTGCGTGAAAAGATTGTCTGGACTTATTCGGGTGTTCGTCCACTCTATGATGATGGAGCTTCAAAAGCACAAGAAATTACACGTGATTATGTTTTGAAAGAAATGGGGACAGAAAATATGCCCCAGATTCTGAATCTTTATGGTGGGAAGATTACAACTTATCGTAAGCTGGCTGAAGATGCCATGAAGTTTGTTGAAAAAGCACTTGGAAAAAGAGGAGGGCCATGGACCAAAAATTCAACGCTTCCTGGGGGGGATTTTGCATATGATAGGCTGGATACAATTGAAAATAAGATTGCTCTTTTGATTCCAGATTTAGATGCTTTCACATACCGTAGGCTTGCACGTTCTTATGGTTCGGAGGCACTTGTGATATTTGCGAATGGGAGAGCAGATAAAGGAAAAGATTTTGGTCATGGGCTTTATGAAGTTGAAGTCAAATGGTTAATGGAAAAGGAATGGGCAAAAACATGTGAAGATGTGTTGTGGCGCCGTTCAAAACTTGGACTTTTGTTTAATGAGAAAGAAATTGATGCTCTTTCTGCTTACATGCAAGACAAAAAAACAAGCAAACAAAATTGATGCTCATTTAACTTTATAAGAATGCGATAAAACGCTGAAGGCAAATAAGCCAGAATACTGTGTATTATAATCGTATTTTCATTTATTGTTTATCAGCTGTAAAATATTTTATTTATTATACAGGAAAATGCATTTATAAACCATTGAGGGGCGAGAAGAACTATTAAAGTGATTTTTTATATTACAATGCACTTTCCATACATCATGCGTTGCATATCCGAGAATTTCATTTCGTTAGAAACGGTATATAACATTTCTTCTTTTGATCTTGGCAGAATTTTAGATTTTAAAGAAGTGTAATTGGTAAGAGAATATGTTTCTATACTTTTAACTTATGGTAAAGGAAATAAGTTTTTCTCTTAAAGTAGAAAAATGA
It encodes:
- the accB gene encoding acetyl-CoA carboxylase biotin carboxyl carrier protein; the protein is MVTKKNDAGKYTTIDTKIIRDLAEILNDTNLTNIELEQNGLRICVSRQNTSAAPEQTIYAPIPSPTFSVTSPPSSTAETPKQEDKSKNTVTSPMVGTAYLAPSPGAQSFVEIGQSVSEGETLLIIEAMKTMNQIPSPRSGTVTTIFVKDGQPVEFGEPLVVVE
- a CDS encoding DsbA family protein, with product MTHQPQHSKTTIIAKFSATIMLSILISSSFLSNAISRGKTENYLNSESFKTQLLEDPTFLSKLKEKLIPLVDDYDIQKIVREYLLTNPEIMIEMQLILQEKLENKNKQKTQTQASIINLFKKEIFQSPHDAVLGNPNGKRVLIDFFDYNCGYCKMSYSYIENLIKEYPDLRVVVKDLPILGPDSMAAHSVAYAFRQLLPEKYPQFHKALLTNKSRANEAKAIKIAISLGADEKELRNALTDSKLQNSFKENMQIASALNITGTPSYIIGDKVLIGAVSQDILKKSIEHIK
- the glpD gene encoding glycerol-3-phosphate dehydrogenase encodes the protein MMKSKIMKNTTHYELFIIGGGINGCGLARDAAGRGFKVGLAEMNDLASGTSSASTKLIHGGLRYLEHYEFRLVRDALKERETILRMAPHIVRPLRFLLPYHKKLRSAWMLRLGLFIYDYLGSWNQKLWRSKMVNFSKNFCSTLKKEYQRGFEYSDARVDDARLVIANARDAEKQGADIKVRTEVISIKREKEKWLIFLRNKLNNTEYCVTASYVVNMTGPWINHILENILDCKKNPPVRLVKGSHILIPKLYAHDRAYIFQNGDGRIIFSIPYQEEFTLLGTTDCDYQGDPADVHITDAEIDYLCTAASEYFIQPVVREKIVWTYSGVRPLYDDGASKAQEITRDYVLKEMGTENMPQILNLYGGKITTYRKLAEDAMKFVEKALGKRGGPWTKNSTLPGGDFAYDRLDTIENKIALLIPDLDAFTYRRLARSYGSEALVIFANGRADKGKDFGHGLYEVEVKWLMEKEWAKTCEDVLWRRSKLGLLFNEKEIDALSAYMQDKKTSKQN